The following proteins are co-located in the Ascochyta rabiei chromosome 8, complete sequence genome:
- a CDS encoding Ubiquitinyl hydrolase 1, which translates to MSHNDHLTFEEFNRRSATPHSHTTPAAVALALVAGIATLVKFLDFLGYPLASWIRHFAHTMALDLVRAVSPAPSLDSEASDDSAQSGGMMGNLFGMGASALSKGVRGVANALSRPPSHVPPGLGNFDNSCYQNSVIQGLASLPSLRDYLTTTTTEHPSLTAESTNRALLDMISQLNDPDKRGQHFWVRGKLKSMSTFTQQDAQEYYSRILDELDKEVKKASSSTTRTSVSWVEATKSLSLALADSGHDGKERDEEEAEEKSKPLAKQAKQAKQAKQAKQAKQAKQAKLTPNPLDGLLAQRVGCTTCGYSEGLSLIPFNCVTVSLGRNRFRYDIRECLDEYTDLEYIDGVECAKCTLLKLKSTLTPLAQAKPDSPFATKLQAVQEALDDEDLDDKTLIKTFNIPKKNWVKSEKSKQAVIARAPRSLVLHVNRSIFDETTFAQYKNNAGVSYPSLLDLGKWCLGTQPSGSQQPDLDLEEWPRDPRKSMLAGGDATATSPFQYKLRAAVTHFGTHGNGHYVCYRPHPRPVRKASVEDKDQMDREEDEQEEQEGQDKEQEEKEEIEEEEEEEEEEEEATLSEEQWWRFSDDTVYAVSEQEAHQGSVFMLFYERIDKSTPSSAEPDVAAEPLAISEDAPLPPINVLSAETEDKAALKVPLPDDTSDSVSDFIPPEAPAAQSAPPTLTPSESSTDETEVSETDADSEAETIATPPTPTLPKLSPHTMRTAGNAPARGQGSRASLPLVSAT; encoded by the coding sequence ATGAGCCACAACGACCACCTCACGTTCGAAGAATTCAACCGGCGCTCCGCTACACCCCACAGCCACACCACGCCCGCTGCcgtcgccctcgccctcgtcgcAGGCATAGCAACGCTCGTCAAGTTTCTCGATTTCCTCGGCTACCCGCTCGCCTCCTGGATACGCCACTTCGCCCACACAATGGCCCTTGACTTGGTGCGCGCCGTGTCGCCCGCCCCCTCGCTGGACTCAGAGGCCAGCGACGACTCCGCGCAGAGCGGAGGCATGATGGGGAACCTGTTCGGCATGGGCGCCAGTGCGCTGTCCAAGGGCGTGCGAGGCGTTGCAAACGCTCTCTCCAGACCGCCCAGCCATGTCCCCCCGGGTCTGGGCAACTTCGACAACTCGTGCTACCAGAATAGCGTCATCCAGGGCCTTGCCTCGCTGCCCTCGCTCCGCGACTACCTAACCACGACCACAACCGAGCACCCGTCGCTCACCGCCGAATCCACAAACCGCGCCCTCCTCGACATGATCAGCCAGCTCAACGACCCGGACAAGCGCGGTCAGCACTTCTGGGTGCGCGGCAAGCTGAAGTCCATGAGCACCTTCACCCAACAAGACGCCCAGGAGTACTACTCACGGATACTGGACGAGCTGGACAAAGAGGTCAAGAAGGCTTCGAGCAGTACGACGCGCACTTCTGTCTCCTGGGTAGAGGCAACCAAAAGCTTGAGCTTGGCCTTAGCAGATTCAGGTCACGACGGAAAGGAGCGCGACGAGGAGGAAGCAGAAGAGAAGAGCAAGCCACTGGCAAAGCAGGCAAAGCAGGCAAAGCAGGCAAAGCAGGCAAAGCAGGCAAAGCAGGCAAAGCAGGCAAAGCTCACGCCGAACCCGTTAGACGGTCTGCTGGCACAGCGCGTGGGGTGTACGACCTGTGGCTACTCCGAGGGCCTCTCTCTTATTCCCTTCAACTGCGTCACAGTCTCCCTTGGCCGCAATCGATTCCGCTACGATATTCGTGAGTGCCTCGACGAATACACGGATCTCGAGTACATCGATGGCGTCGAATGCGCAAAGTGCACGCTGCTCAAGCTGAAGAGCACACTCACACCACTGGCTCAGGCCAAACCAGACTCACCATTCGCTACAAAATTGCAGGCAGTGCAGGAAGCCCTCGACGACGAGGATCTGGACGACAAGACGCTCATCAAGACGTTCAACATACCGAAGAAGAACTGGGTCAAGAGCGAAAAATCGAAGCAGGCTGTCATCGCCAGAGCGCCAAGGTCGCTCGTCCTTCACGTTAATCGGAGCATCTTCGACGAAACCACTTTCGCACAGTACAAGAACAACGCTGGAGTTTCGTATCCGTCGCTACTGGACCTTGGAAAATGGTGTCTGGGCACACAGCCTAGCGGTTCACAGCAACCCGACCTAGATCTTGAAGAATGGCCGAGGGATCCTAGGAAGTCGATGCTTGCAGGCGGCGATGCGACCGCTACTTCACCTTTCCAGTACAAGCTGCGGGCTGCCGTCACCCACTTTGGCACTCACGGCAACGGTCACTACGTTTGCTACCGACCGCACCCAAGGCCAGTGCGCAAAGCAAGTGTTGAAGACAAGGATCAAATGGATAGGGAAGAGGACGAGCAGGAAGAGCAGGAAGGGCAGGATAAAGAgcaagaagagaaagaagaaatcgaagaagaagaagaagaagaagaagaagaagaagaagcaacgTTGAGCGAGGAGCAGTGGTGGCGCTTCAGCGACGATACCGTCTATGCTGTGTCAGAACAAGAAGCACACCAAGGCAGCGTCTTCATGCTCTTCTACGAGCGCATCGACAAGTCGACACCATCGAGTGCGGAGCCAGACGTTGCTGCAGAACCACTCGCCATCTCCGAAGACGCGCCACTACCCCCAATCAACGTCTTATCGGCAGAAACCGAAGACAAGGCTGCTCTCAAAGTCCCTCTACCCGACGACACCTCCGACTCCGTCTCAGACTTCATCCCCCCAGAAGCCCCCGCAGCCCAGTCCGCACCACCCACGCTCACACCCTCCGAGTCCAGCACCGACGAAACCGAAGTCAGCGAAACAGACGCAGATTCCGAAGCCGAAACAATAGCAACGCCACCCACGCCCACCCTACCCAAGCTCTCCCCTCACACCATGCGCACAGCCGGCAACGCACCGGCGCGCGGCCAGGGCAGCAGAGCGAGTCTCCCCCTCGTGAGCGCGACGTAG